The Puntigrus tetrazona isolate hp1 chromosome 9, ASM1883169v1, whole genome shotgun sequence genome includes the window GTTCAGCTATGGACGGCTCTATAGGGTCCTTATCGTTTCTTTGTGTATAGCACTGATTCTGAGTTTAAAGAGCTCAAATTAGAGAACTTTAATGAATCTGAATGGCCAGTTGTAATTGCATGCTCATTGCGTCCAAATTTACATCTGACATCAAGTGGAGACCCTGTGCTGTGCCTAAATATACGTTACTACAAATACCCCTTTGATGAAACTTTACAATGATtaattcattgttatttattggTATTTTATATGGTTTGTGGCTGGctaagaagtaaaaaaaacgtAGATTTTGCTTGCATACACAGTCTTTGACATcaacacaaaatatgaaaagtgtttaaaaagctAATAAGCTAATTATATTATTGGGCTGTTATTTGCATTAATAGTTTTTTCTATGTGAACACCACTGAATTAAAATTCTTTGAAAAAATTCTCACAATAAATGCAGTCTGAGCATGGCATTTTGTAAAATCTTAGATGTGGTTTTCACATCGAATGTTTGCAGTGAAGATTTAAGTGTTGTTCTGTCTCATGGTggcctctgtttttttttattctgtcttGCAATATTTTCACTTTGTTGATACAAAAGGCTCAGATTTATAAAGTTCTcttttcaatttatatttttatttttctttatttcacatgctgaaaatttaccatttttgaaCCACTTGAGGTACAACGATTAGAGATCCTCTTGACCTCCATGTATTTAGTTATTACTAGGCTTACTTACTTAATCCTACACCGACTGGAACACACACAGATAGTCTTACAATTAAATACTCCTACAAAGTACCTACATGGGTGTAAGAACAGGGATTGTAGGTGTACCGTGTAACTCTATCAgcttgtgcacacacacacacatacagtttaaTGTCTACTCCATATGGTAgacctggagaattttttttttttgctgctttgttGCACTGTGGTACAACGGTGTTGCGTTTGTCAGTGTAAAAAATTAGGAGAGAAGTTGCTGCTCCTGCCAAGTGGGACAGCTAAGGAGAACAAGCCATTCTCAGAGAATCTGAGTTAAACAAAAACTGAGCAATTACTGCAAGTGAAAATGGAAgagttttgtaaaataaagaattttatttgactttatacATTAACATGGATGCTGTCTAACATCTGTGTGtgatatattgtttttacaatttaGGGCCTCAAGGCTTgagattatttaatgaaatcaaatttatatttcagagCATAAGCCTTTTCATTTGACTTTAGACTAAATACGAAAGTAAAAAACATGCTTGTTTTTTATTGCATCAACAGTGTGAAAATACCTCGTATGTATGTAGGCCgaacatataaataaagatttgaaatgtactgtattatGTAACTGATTAGAAAACATCCCTGTAAATGTTAAAACCATAGGTACACCctaataaataatgaagaatGACATTGAAATGGGCATTTCTAAGGTTACTAAGAAACATACCTCCTGAATAAAATTCCCCCATCATCACCCCACCTGCCGaaaatttgatataaaaaaatctgatttttcaGACATTCCTTCTTGTCGGTAGATTGGAGGTGCGATAGGTTGATTATTCCTTCGGTAGTTGGGCCTAGTGTTGTTTCAGCTTATGTGTGATTGTCTCAAATGACACCATTACCATGTCTGGATGGTTAATGGTCGGCCGGAGGGGAAGAGGGGAACAACGCAAGGTGAGAACACACATGAACCAGGCTCCGTTCTGCCCCAAATCACTTCTGACACCTCAGAGAGGCCCTGTGCATTCGGGCCACTGCACTGCAATTACTCACCCAGTAATGGCATAAATAGCCTTCTCCTTTCCTATAACTAGCTAATGACTTTGGATCAGTGATTCTATTCCCCTGGCTATAGGCTGCCCTGAAGCCAGACTGATTTCAGATCAGCCGTAGATCTCAGATTGTATTTGGGCCCCAAAGTAAGTCACCTCATACATACCCATGCAGGTGTtcaagtgtgtttttatgttgcaAAGGTAACGTTTTTTATGAAGTACAAAGATTATTTGGCAGTTTTATAAGTTGTTTGAATGTCTCAGCACACTGTTTGTCCAGCAATTAGTGGGCAtcaatttctctctcttttttttttaaagactaagGAATAGTGGGCTTCCTTCTCAgttcaaagatttaaaaatgacctctttgttttattcttacTAATCTTTAACATACTCTGTAGGCTTATAGCATTGCCCTGCTTTCTTCTGTTGCTGTTTTGGGCAGGACCACTACTGTGATTGTTATTCCACGACTGTATTGCTCTTAAAAGCTGCTATTGGCTGTCTGTGAACTGTGGAGTGTTTTCATTGGCTGTGGAGCAGTTCCGCTCTAGCACTCTCTCACCCGGTAGGGTGCTCTGTTAGTGTGAAACGTGCCTTGGATTTATCGCTTTGATAACATTCATAAAACTGCGTAGGGCGTCTCCATTCTGGCTGCATGCACACCACCAACTTTCTTTGCCTTTGCTTTTATGCCCTCCTTTGTTTGAATGTTTGCCTTtcttttttaacagattttgtTTCTAACCTCTCTCTATTTCTTTACAGAGCCTCCCTAAAACACTGGTTTTCTCAGGAATCCAGCCCACAGGTGTTCCCCACTTGGGCAATTATCTGGGAGCTCTAGAGAACTGGGTGGCCCTGCAGGACAAGTACAGTACTGTCATGTACAGCATCGTAGACCTTCATTCCATAACCCAGCCTCAGGACCCTCAGATGCTCAGAGAAAACATCCTGGACATGGCCGCCAGTCTGTTGGCCTGTGGCATAGACCCAACTCGCTCCATCCTTTTCCAGCAGTCTCAAGTGAGTtctgctttgatgcaacctatattaaatcacattaattaAGGATTGtttacacaaatattaatatttggtcatcatttactcaccctcatgttattgCAAACCTTCTTtcttctgcttaatattttcataagcgcagtggaagtcaatggggtccaaaacaacactttAATTGTTAGCACAAAAACTaaactcttcttctttttttttttttttctcttccacaTCAGAAATGCATGGTTAGgatgacacaagggtgagtaaatgatgattaagtttgggttttatttaaaattttaattttgggttgAACTATCCGGAAAAGCTACTAGTATTATAGTTTTAAAGTGTGCATATGTTTATTCAACCTTTATGCCTAAACAATATCGTAGGTATCTTTCAAATAGCTTCAAAAGTCTCATTCTAAATAGGCATCTGGGCATTTTATTAGGCTGAACTACTGGCAGTAAgctaaaacatattttccattggcaaatatttatttaacggAGGCTggctttaaatgcttattttaccAAACCGATTCCTATCTCTACAAATTCTCAGGATGGGGAAAACACACAGATTCATTTTCACGGTTCACTTCAAAGCGACCACATGAAGTAGAAAGAGGAGGATAATAATAGATTTTACTGTACGCAGCAACTCGCTAGCTGTCCAGCACATTTTCTCTCGAATTGAGCAACTTTTGAAGGGTAACTATAATAAGTGTGGACATGTTCTTCCTCTCAGTCACCTGATATGCTTtcaactgtgtgtgtttgtgtgtgttgtgcagcagctgtgtgtgtcaggattttgtgtgttttctcacTGGAACTTTGCAGAGAGCATGTGAAAACctgcacgcgcgcacacacacacacacacacacacacacacacacacactcccctgatttttattccattttaactTCATGCCACATATCTTGGCAGGACTGAAGACCTCCCATCGAAAATACGAGCTCAAGACTGTTCCACATGTGAAAATAATACCCTGGCCCAAGGAAAACACTTGACTTCATTGAAAAAATGGTGACAAGCTAAAATCAATCGGATCTTAAGtatagtgtatatgtgtgtttgggACTTATTGCACTAGAAACCCTTTTACTACAATAACATCCACACAATAGagagatttatatttatgtatctgGCAGACTCTCGTAATTGAACTCTGTACGtaaatctaaacaaatatgaCCCTTTTTTACACTTCGGACTTCCTCAAAATTCCTTTTCACGTAAGTGTCTGAGGAGTAATCACTTTAGATTTAATGCTCTATCGTTTCACTCACTATTTCTGTGTCTCAGTTGATTGCACAAATCTGACACATGAAGTCATGTAAGATATCCACCCCCACTATATCAGATTTTCTGCCGTGATCCCTCAGTCATCTTCATATCCGCTGTCTTACCCTCACACGTAGATTAGCTAGCTGTAATAAATATCTCTTTCAGTGCTGTGCCATAAAACGTTTTATGTTCGTTCCTCTCTGGGTTTACGTCAGATGCCTCAGAATCCTTTTGTGAGTATGAGAGATGGCGGCCGTGTCGCCAGCACTCATAAAGTTTAATTCTCTGAAGCAGAACGATTTTGAggagtgtttttcttttgaacgtgtgtctgtgtgcgcgCACGCTCTCTTGGGACCCATGCAGATTTCACAATGCCAATCAAGTGAGCTCTTTCATGTGATTTTGTAACAAGAGGAGGACTATTTTGAGTACTTGTGATATAAAGTATGGATGTAGAAAGGCCTTCATACTGTGCCACTGTGCACCTGTTGAGAGGTGAGGTATATCTTGTTCTCTTCACTGCCACACAGGGGCGCTACATAGTTTGTGTAAAGTGCTGTCACTCTGCATATCGAGAGTAATGATCATTTGATTGCATGATGGTAGTAAATAAGTGTCCACAATAAAAAGAGTaccaatatgttttttaatggagtgccaaaattttgtttttttacttcattttgatcatgaaaaaaaaagttaaaatttagTAGTATATACTTCTTTTcttactttgaaaataaaaaagcatgcttAATAGACTTGTCGATGTAAACAGTatgttgtttttgcaataataatgaattgttaattcagaaatataaatatgatgaATACTAGTTTTGGGGGATCTAAAACTAGTCTAAATgtcatgaaaacaacaaatgatttgatttattaatcttgacacatttttttttcgaatgattcattaatttgttaaaaaaagatcacgtcaaaatgaaaatataaaatatcaatgtttcaaatatcaatcaatatttcaatgtaaatgaaatatcattaggtgttttattatattattacccTGCAGGTCTCAGAACATGCTGAGCTGTCCTGGATCCTAGGCTGTCTTACCAGCATGCCTCGTTTACGGCACCTGCCTCAGTGGAAGGTAATTACAGCACATTTGCTTTCGCTGTGTTTTATCTGCCCGTGAGAGTGTGTAAAATAGAAAAGACGCATGATGTATTAGAACCGTCTAGAAGATGGTAGCATGCCAGTCTAAACGCTCAGGCCTCCCTCCTCTGTTTGCTGTCCATGTGGCACGGCGACAGGCTTTTCCTGTGCCGGTCATGAGGGTGGGCGGACCtggcagagagagacagggcTTGATAATGACTGTGATTCACCCAGAGAGGACAACCCTTTTATATTGCTGCTGACGGAGAGCTGGGCCAGAAGCCTCCCACCGCTGCAGGGAAAACACCTAGCTGTTTACTCAACAGCTGAGTGCATGTGAAACGTGGCGGAAAGTGGCCTTTGGATGCTGTCTGTGTGCGTTAATGTGGCAAAACTCCTTCATTCAGCCGTTGTGGGAAACTGAGAAAGGGCTTGATGTTAGACCTCATTgtaataagaaaacaaatagaCTGTAATGAAAGGTGCTTCAGATTTATTTCGAACTTTCCTCTCGGTCCAGCTGTAAATCCTCCGTTTCTTTTCCTCCCAGATGAAGAGCAAGCAGAAGAATGAAGGCAGTGTGGGACTTTATACATACCCGGTTCTACAAGCAGCCGACATTCTGCTCTACAAGTACTGTGCTCTTCTGTGCGTGTTTTATTCTTAGCCCGGGTATATTCCCAGctttgtgtttgagagagagtgATGTTATTGTTGTGCAGATCCACACATGTGCCAGTAGGGGAGGACCAGATCCAGCATTTGGAGCTCGCCCAGGACTTGGCCCGCATCTTTAACAACCAGTATGGAGAGTTCTTCCCAGAGCCTCGTGCCCTGCTCAGTATGTCTCGGAGATTTCATTTTTACCTCGTGACATTAACTTCCCGTTTTAATCAGCCTGTTTTTCTCATAAAGATTCACCTGAGCGCAAACCCTGAAAAGTGGAAATGTAAGACAAATTACTCGGTGTCATTCAGCGAACACACAAATGAGTCAGTGCTCTCAAGTGTCTTCTCCAGCTCCCTGCTTTCCTCGCTGTATgttacacacgcacacatcgGCGTAACCTTGCACGAAAAGCCGTGCGCACACATGGCTGGCATGTTGAATCGTCAGTTTGAGCTTTAGTCTTTCATTCACTGTAATTATCGCCATCATAAAAGCACAATATGAAGCCAGTCATGTGTGCGATGGCGCTTTGATTAAAGGAGTGTTCTCTTCCTCTTCTATCTGAGTGATGGGGTGATAATGGATTTGGGGGGTTTCCCTATAGTGACTTCACAAAGGACCAGTTCACATCGCTCTTCTTACATGTGAAGGAAGACTGCGCCTGCATCCTAGAGCCAAAGCTAAAGAAGCCAAACAATATCTGTTGCCCTGAAACCAAATCAAAGATCCGACCATTAAAGCCCATCTGTGTTGTGATTCcacaaagaaataatatttacacaaaCCGGTTGCTTTCCTGAGATTCTTCATTTCAGTCTGATGAATGTCGACCGGTGGTCGCTGTATGTAATGCTAATTTACTCAAATGTATCTCGTAAAAAGGTGGAAAATTGCATCCTGCGATTACTTTGTTATTGAATTGGTTAAGTAGTGTTATAAAGGAagctttttaaagaatattgaAAAGCACGTTTCCTGCACTGCTTTTTGGCATTCTTTACTAAATCTAACAGAGTCAGTAACTTACTAGTATTAATATGccatattatattgtattgtttttgttgtatgtgtcttgtgctcaccaagaatgcattcatttgtttaaagatacagtaaaatacaatgaaattttactttttctgttttaacaatttaaaatataatgtattccTTTGTAAACAAGGTGTAATTTTGAGCAGGCATTATTCgagtcttcagtgtcaccttttgaaattattataattatatacttTAATTAGCATTCTTAATCAGCTTAAAATCagagcttgtttttttaattctctaaacagcatttatttgatatagaagtcttttgtaacattgtaaaactcaaattcaaattttgatTGCTTGAAATGTCCTTGTTCagtaaaactattaatttaacCCTTGGTTAACTATAAATAGTTAACCATTATGtagttacatttaatattgttattatatattttattatagttaactattaactatatAATGGACTATTATTTTCCTGCTTTTTAACTCTCAGGTGGCACTCGAAAGGTGAAATCTCTGCGGGATCCATCTTCTAAGATGTCCAAGTCAGACCCCCAAAGGTTAGCTACAGTCTTCCTGACCGATTCCCCTGATGACATTGTCTTTAAGATTCGCAGAGCTGTGACTGACTTCACTTCTGAAGTGACTTATGAGCCTGAGAGTCGGCCCGGTGTGTCAAACCTAGTCTCCATGCACGCGGCTGTATCTGGACAGAGCGTGGAGGAGGTGGTCAGGCTAGCTGAAGGTATGGACACTGGACAATACAAGAATGTGGTGTCCGAGGCTATTGTACAGAAACTGCAACCTATTCGGCTGGAGATCCAAAGACTGAGGGCCGACAGAGGCCACGTTGAGAGTCTGTTAGCCAAAGGAGCAGAGCAAGCTCGCAGCCTCGCAGCTCCCGCGATGACGGAGGTCAGAAAACTGACGGGCTTCTGTTAAGGATTTATAAACTGTGAATGCAATGAGCTATGCTTTGTCTGTGTTAGATTTCTTCAGTTTACTAGCGAGAACTTTTGGTAAGTAAATAACACCACCGTCACAGATCGCTCTCTTCTGTTTAAACAATCagttttgtttgctttcatgttgttttttgtccattttgtatttaagcaaataaatcatttttatttttatttactgttgtaTGAATAACATTAGTTCAAAATCCTCGCACGTGCCTCAACACACTCATGCACAGGAGAAACTGCAAGTCTAGCTAACTCCAAGTCCCCTAGTTCACATAGTAAGCACCTCATGCATGCACTATGCACAAATTGAGTGATGGAGCAGTTCGGGCTTGTTTAAggataatgttttaattgtatttcagtcatttcaatcaatcatttttatttatatagcgcttttaaccaCACAgtttgtatcaaagcactgaagcaCAGATTGCATCTATTCCACTGGTTTTCCCTTGTAAGGAAGTATCTGTGAGGAGGTGGCAAGACTGTCCATTAGGCAAACTAAATTCCATGCATTACCAAATTAGTTACTGctctttaactaaaaaaaaccctatatgtctaaaatataaacGATACGCATTTGTTGGTATATATTTGAAATCagttatgcatttaatttataacaggaaaaaaatcCCAAATCCTTCCACCGTCGTCTTTCATACGTTcacttgaaaaaaataacatttcctgCTTTATGACTTCAGCTTTAATAACTTCTTTGCTCTGAAATGATTCTAAAAGAAGTCGCCATAAATCATGAGACGAGAAAACATCATTAACTCCACCGACATTTTCTCTGATTCTTTAAACGGCAATTTAAAAGGTTTCCAGGGTGCTGCACAAACACGCATTATTCTCCGAGCTGTGTTCTGATTTTAAGGATGTATTCGAGGATTAGGTGGGAGGTTTGTTCGTTCCACGGGTCAATTAGTGTTCAGTCCGGCAAAATGAATCGTTTGTTTGGAGCAGCTTTATTTGTGCTCTCTATAATGCATGCTGACGGAATGGCAAGGTGCAGTCACTTGTTATTTGACAGTATTTCACGTTACTTTCTCTTTGATGCGTCGTTCATTTTCGAggtttttcttttgcagatgATGTTCATACCAGGCTTGCACCCTTGGTATAGACTCCACACGTGCTGCAAAAGTGCAAGCAATGCTTACTTGTCAGTAGTGTATTACGGGAGagaaataatgatgaaaatgataacaaaatgtGTCCGACATTTGGTAGGTGTTTTATCATAACAATCCAGCGTGCATTGTGCTGCTAATCGAACACAGCGATGCGCGGTCAAGCGCGTGTTGAGTTTGTAACGTGAATGTTTGTGAGCCCCTCAGCTCTTTTTCTGAGGGCAGGGGTCACCCTTTTCCTCTAATTAAGCATtaataatcatcaaaatataCTACATTCGGCGACGGAGCAGTGGGACTGCTGTCAAACCGACTTATTAACTCTTCCTTGCTAAAAGGATCTCGTGCGTTTCGAAAACGTCGGTTCCAGCTCGAGCAAAGCGGAGCCCGTCTAATAAGGCTAGCTGCGAAAAGACGGTCTTCCGTCTTTATAATTAGCCTAAAAACAacgtttgtttaaatattaattttttttggacgAAGCATTCGGATCAGGACTGCGTCTAGACAAATTATTTTGTCCACACTTTTTTTAGGCTAATTAAGAACACCTTCGCTAATAAATCAGTAAACGATTAAATAGCCTCAATGAGTTATGGAAAGGGAAAGCATTCGGTTTTCAGGATAACGCACGAAAACCGGATCCTGTTAAAAATCACTCTCGAAAGAAATGAAGTTGAAGACTGAACAATTAAATAACGTTTCGAAATGAAATCAGGGTTTCGCAGAAACAACGGGTTGGTCTCAAGTAAGCTAGCCTACTCAATTAATCAGTTCATTAGTAACTTTCATGTGGGAACAGGGCTTGCTATACGTTTCAgccaatgcaaaataaattcattaaattcaaataataaaaggttattacatttaaaaaaaaaatctacttaaaaATTACTTGCAGGAAAAACATTAAACGTGGTTGATATTTTAATAGAGGGAGGCTCCACTAtgaatttctgcatttaattagTCTTCAGCCACTCGCGGCGAGGAATCAAAGCATTAAAAGTATTTCTGTACGTTTCTTTGCAGtacattcattttacatttattctaaattgctctataattaaatttttcctgtctgtctttgaaataattatctgcgttttattaaatatgtaggCTATTGACTTGTTCTAATGCTGAATGTGCTTTTATTCAATCCAGCTGATTTACAGTTGATTACTATTTTGtcgttattttgttgttttattattttgtattttgccggtaatttaattattgttcGTTAATTGTTCTTGCTACACAAtaagcaaaacatttataaataagctAGATACTAAGCCATTTAGCATagtcattaaaatgttcaaatgctGTTAATTGTTTGGTAACAATCTTGAttaaaaaacatgcaacaattagcctttatttgattattcaatgccctatttattatatttaaaagatcCTCACGTTTGCGTACCTTTTATCCTATtgattattgttatataaaactTCACTTTTCCAATTTCATTCCAATTTGAATCAACAGCAGATTCCGGGAGCCAACAGGACTCGTGTTAATATGGTCTTGACACTTTTATATGAAGCTTAATTACAACAGTATTCAGTCTCTGCGGATTGCACAGAAAACCTACACGTTCACTCGCTTGTTTTCAATAATTGATTGTAGTGaaatttaacatttgtttaacaGTGAAAGTAGGCTATGTGTGCTTAACATATAGGCTGCACAAGGAGAAGGTGGGCTATTTGATAATACCGAGAAAATACTGTATTCTTAAACAACGGGTTCGGCTTTGTGGAGTACAAAAATCTTAAAAGGAAATGCATATGAAAAGCACCTATAAAGTCTCAGTAGCTGTAGCTTTATTGTGGTATATAGAAAGTTCAATATTAACCAAAATATGCTTTGTCAAAACGGAAAAGGCAGTCAAGTTTACCCAGACATGtaatttaggaaaaaaatatagcctatataaaGGCCTATAGGTTATAGATATTTTATGCGTGCAAATTAAGGAGCgattttaaaagtcaaataGGTTGCTTAATTTTACAATGGCCCACCGGGACGAACTACAAAAACCTAATATTGTTTGTaaaatactgttcaaaaatatttatcgGGTAGCTATTCATGCGAACTAAAAGCTAAAAGCCAAAGGAGCACAACCAAATGTTTCGGAACAGATATCAACTTTATCTGCTTGTTAAATCGAATGGGCTTAATTCACTTTAAGATGGCCATCTCCAAATTCCAGTTTAGCTTCTCCACCGTGCTTGTTATTTCTCTCCTCTTCCATTGGACGACATATTTTGGCTCTTTCCCTTCCCGCGTTTCCCATTGGTCGTGCTGGACTCGACAAACACCGAGAGGGTTGCCCCTAACGCTTCGAAAAAAGTTTTCCAGAAGTGAATATCAATCAGAGGGGGACTCAACGACAGAAAAAGAAACGTGGAGAAGTTGGACGGAGACTCAAAACATCGAGATATATTAACGAACTATCTTCTCGGACAAGGTACTGAGCCAAAGTCTCTTCGTCGGGAATGGGTTCTTTTATATTTAAGCCTTTAAAGGGCACACATTAGACTGGGGTTTGGATTACCGTCGTCACCGGAGACCTAAATCCACCCGTTATAAACATTTTGCGCGTGCGGCATTCCCGCGCCTG containing:
- the wars2 gene encoding tryptophan--tRNA ligase, mitochondrial yields the protein MALSVRCNVKSVFRFIHKINSHRRLFKAGTATGTTSLPKTLVFSGIQPTGVPHLGNYLGALENWVALQDKYSTVMYSIVDLHSITQPQDPQMLRENILDMAASLLACGIDPTRSILFQQSQVSEHAELSWILGCLTSMPRLRHLPQWKMKSKQKNEGSVGLYTYPVLQAADILLYKSTHVPVGEDQIQHLELAQDLARIFNNQYGEFFPEPRALLSGTRKVKSLRDPSSKMSKSDPQRLATVFLTDSPDDIVFKIRRAVTDFTSEVTYEPESRPGVSNLVSMHAAVSGQSVEEVVRLAEGMDTGQYKNVVSEAIVQKLQPIRLEIQRLRADRGHVESLLAKGAEQARSLAAPAMTEVRKLTGFC